In a single window of the Streptomyces sp. CGMCC 4.7035 genome:
- a CDS encoding SagB family peptide dehydrogenase gives MTDADAPHFYRNFPRADVSASVREYLRLHPSARFVADPSGTTRIFAGYRGTVLGALSPGLTAALELLATRSVDRDDLLDVVRNQEGEPALLKVSEMLNRLRAGGWLSVTLKTNGTPLLTFRPLGPAIPAVLEHTGDTAELRLSRFALLRAEGSGIVLESPLAHVAVEVHDPSLVGLLASLSAQHSSEAAPHGSVGARTYPVEWPEAVPAVLSALARHGLLVPRTNSVEGELRFAQWSPHELWFHSRTRIGRHDLPYGGTYPGRGAGDPLPAVRPPFDGPTVKLPRADLQALRRNDRPLTEVLEDRQSLRLHNDAVPLTITQLGEFLYRSARNRGRSFDGPQQVGNRPYPSGGGTYELEIYPLINRVDGLEPGLYHYDPEEHRLQLLARPGPALTRLTEMSRVTAQMPSPPQVTLLVTARFGRVMWKYSAMGYALLLKHVGVLYQVMYSVATAMGLASCGLGGGDSDAFATASGLSWETESTVGEFLLGSRETERDDGARA, from the coding sequence ATGACCGATGCTGATGCTCCGCACTTCTACCGCAATTTTCCGCGCGCAGACGTTTCTGCTTCGGTCCGCGAATACCTGCGTCTTCACCCGAGCGCCCGGTTCGTCGCAGACCCCTCCGGCACGACTCGGATCTTTGCCGGATATCGCGGAACGGTCCTCGGCGCTTTGTCACCGGGCCTGACTGCGGCTTTGGAATTGCTTGCTACCCGATCCGTGGACAGAGATGACCTGCTGGACGTCGTCCGAAACCAGGAGGGCGAACCGGCCCTCCTCAAGGTGTCCGAGATGCTGAATCGGCTGCGCGCAGGTGGGTGGCTCTCGGTGACGCTGAAGACGAACGGAACTCCTCTGCTGACCTTCCGTCCGCTGGGTCCGGCGATACCGGCCGTCCTTGAGCACACCGGTGACACGGCCGAACTACGGCTGTCCCGCTTCGCCCTCCTTCGCGCGGAAGGCTCAGGCATCGTCTTGGAGTCGCCCTTGGCTCATGTCGCAGTGGAAGTGCATGACCCGTCGCTCGTAGGCCTGTTGGCCTCCTTGTCAGCGCAGCACTCGTCGGAGGCGGCTCCGCATGGCTCCGTTGGTGCGCGCACCTATCCGGTGGAGTGGCCGGAAGCAGTTCCCGCGGTGCTGAGCGCCTTGGCTCGGCATGGGTTGCTGGTTCCACGAACCAACAGCGTCGAAGGCGAACTACGCTTTGCTCAGTGGTCGCCACACGAACTGTGGTTTCACAGCCGCACGCGCATCGGACGCCACGACCTGCCCTACGGCGGCACTTACCCCGGCAGGGGAGCCGGAGATCCACTGCCCGCGGTGCGGCCACCGTTCGATGGCCCCACGGTGAAACTCCCCCGAGCGGACCTACAAGCTTTGCGTAGGAACGACCGCCCCCTCACCGAAGTGCTGGAGGACCGCCAGTCGCTGCGACTCCACAATGACGCAGTGCCGCTCACCATCACCCAACTCGGCGAGTTTCTGTACCGCAGCGCCCGCAACCGGGGCCGGTCCTTCGACGGGCCGCAACAGGTGGGCAACCGCCCCTATCCGTCCGGCGGCGGTACGTACGAACTGGAGATCTATCCACTGATCAACCGAGTGGATGGCCTGGAGCCCGGTCTGTATCACTATGATCCGGAGGAACACCGGCTTCAGTTGCTCGCTCGGCCTGGCCCGGCACTGACGCGCCTGACAGAGATGTCCCGCGTGACGGCGCAAATGCCCTCGCCCCCACAGGTTACGCTGCTCGTCACGGCACGGTTCGGGCGAGTCATGTGGAAGTACTCCGCCATGGGTTACGCCCTGTTGCTCAAGCACGTGGGTGTGCTTTACCAGGTGATGTACAGCGTGGCTACGGCTATGGGGCTGGCGAGTTGCGGCCTGGGCGGTGGCGATTCCGACGCCTTCGCCACGGCTTCAGGGCTGTCGTGGGAGACCGAGTCCACCGTGGGTGAGTTTCTACTCGGAAGCCGAGAAACCGAGCGTGACGACGGGGCCCGAGCGTAG
- a CDS encoding MFS transporter: MVGNYLVDSLGTGLFLTGGVAFFIKVVGLTPVQVGLGFSLASLLTFFASVPTGWLADRMDARKLLIVVHLVEAVLFCLYPLAHSFLGFVLVACATSVAIRAASTVRAAVTGAVLEPERRVAGRAYLRSVFNAGFAGGSAMAAWALADESNLACELVILGNAFSYLLAALTLIPVPPVPPKPRPAGASKAPALKDVPFVLLTLVNGILSINGIVLTLALPLMIVSGHGIPRPLAGLFVTANTVLVVLFQVRLSRNTDTVEGGARAQRKAGILFALSCCGIAAAATTHMPAIAIICLVVAVLVLTAGELLQMAGSWGISYGLAPEHARGEYLGVYALGAAFAETAGPAATTSLGVGQGTVGWLMIAAVFLLAGLAVGPLAGKALASLRSAAPGDGVQEAAVATGGAA, translated from the coding sequence ATGGTGGGCAACTACCTTGTCGATTCGCTTGGCACGGGGCTCTTCCTGACTGGAGGCGTCGCGTTCTTCATCAAGGTCGTCGGCCTGACGCCGGTCCAGGTCGGGCTGGGTTTCTCGCTCGCGAGTCTGCTGACGTTCTTCGCCTCGGTGCCCACCGGGTGGCTCGCGGACCGCATGGACGCCCGCAAGCTGCTCATCGTCGTGCACCTGGTGGAGGCCGTGCTGTTCTGCCTCTACCCGCTGGCCCACTCGTTCTTGGGCTTTGTGCTGGTGGCCTGCGCGACCTCGGTGGCGATCCGGGCGGCCAGCACGGTACGGGCGGCCGTGACCGGCGCGGTGCTGGAACCGGAGCGGCGGGTGGCCGGACGGGCCTACCTGCGCTCGGTGTTCAACGCCGGATTCGCAGGCGGCTCCGCGATGGCGGCCTGGGCGCTTGCCGATGAATCCAACCTGGCGTGCGAACTGGTCATCCTCGGCAACGCGTTCTCCTACCTGCTGGCCGCGCTCACCCTCATCCCGGTTCCCCCCGTCCCGCCCAAGCCACGCCCGGCCGGGGCGTCGAAGGCGCCCGCCCTCAAGGACGTCCCGTTCGTCCTGCTGACCCTGGTCAACGGCATCCTCAGCATCAACGGCATCGTGCTGACCCTCGCGCTGCCCCTGATGATCGTCTCTGGCCACGGCATCCCCCGGCCGCTTGCCGGGCTCTTCGTCACCGCCAACACGGTGCTGGTGGTGCTGTTCCAGGTGAGGCTGAGCCGGAACACCGACACCGTGGAGGGCGGGGCGCGGGCCCAGCGCAAGGCGGGCATCCTGTTTGCGCTCTCCTGCTGCGGCATCGCCGCCGCGGCCACCACACACATGCCCGCGATCGCGATCATCTGCCTGGTAGTCGCCGTACTGGTGCTGACGGCCGGTGAACTGCTGCAGATGGCGGGCAGTTGGGGCATCTCCTACGGACTGGCCCCGGAACACGCGCGTGGTGAGTATCTGGGGGTGTACGCCCTCGGCGCCGCCTTCGCCGAAACCGCCGGCCCGGCCGCCACGACCTCGCTCGGGGTCGGGCAGGGCACCGTCGGCTGGCTGATGATCGCCGCCGTCTTCCTGCTGGCCGGGCTGGCCGTGGGTCCGCTGGCCGGAAAGGCGCTGGCCTCGCTGCGGTCCGCAGCGCCCGGCGACGGCGTGCAAGAAGCCGCCGTGGCCACCGGCGGTGCCGCATGA